One region of Drosophila kikkawai strain 14028-0561.14 chromosome 2R, DkikHiC1v2, whole genome shotgun sequence genomic DNA includes:
- the LOC108082510 gene encoding spondin-1, whose translation MWRLSAAPLVELLLLALAFGPVSCLICTRRPANTATPKSPVDENYVISVSGNPETYILGQEYNVSLNAFNGHRYISFILALENENGDFSYQDDLGRFELSDLIETRFSPNCINMVENTNTNPKTHMHLTWMAPSEPGSGCILIRATVQQHRDVWHMDDGGLTRRICEEVVDDVESQPTTPTVAAPCCACDEARYELVFEGVWSRNLHPRDFPARGWETRFCELVGAAHTADYRFWEAGALASEGIKQYAEHCSSRLLEREFSIHFRDDKIRTIIKARGPSFPNMSSKSMASVRVDPLHHMVSFASKIEPSPDWIVGVSGLELCLRNCTWMEEKVINLYPWDVGTDAGPSYTSPDQPQVPPDVIRRMRSDFPNDPRSPFYDESGAPMKPMAILRVKRQRIYERRCSDEDSNNDPELPRECLTHPWSSWSDCSSKCGVGMQYRRRVYKQPELARIYNCNVAQYEERECQGEMCGQNSLMRNAGEFEDLEITSLGMGGNAYQPQHQHQGRAECQLSSWSSWSPCSVTCGEGYEMRQRQYLNPQAESKCQSVHRMELQETRRCSGQACLGNLPGSYGGDTETAYGEVSPGRNPYRQEQPEREAESFGDYDQSGMDRGGAVGGFEVGNLKGITGNWPSNRQKVEASYLPERQRNLARKPPSYFQPNYDGKYSPPARTERPTWSEKPRPSDPRLEDVERAPWQRQRPTETYKNQYAGNLDDPEEEEPWPRRNNNYNSQDAHAPAEDLFTSLSTRCFQMLQTAQPRCQNQTITGQFWFYNFCEDECMLFATDPCDRNINKFSRWEECQKCRQPNLAAMQQEATNSQECRNLRAISMAEERARQEQRAASRRRNNGGYNRQRSRNSATNL comes from the exons ATGTGGCGTTTAAGCGCTGCTCCTCTCGTGGAGCTTCTTCTGCTGGCGCTGGCGTTCGGCCCAGTCAGCTGTCTGATCTGCACGCGTCGTCCGGCTAATACGGCCACGCCCAAGTCCCCGGTGGACGAGAATTATGTGATAAGCGTGTCGGGCAATCCGGAAACGTACATTCTCGGCCAGGAGTACAACG TTTCCCTTAATGCCTTCAATGGCCATCGCTACATCAGCTTTATCCTGGCGCTGGAGAACGAGAACGGCGACTTTAGCTACCAGGACGACTTGGGTCGCTTCGAGTTAAGTGACCTCATCGAGACTCGCTTCAGTCCCAACTGCATCAACATGGTGGAGAACACCAACACGAATCCCAAGACCCACATGCACCTGACCTGGATGGCGCCCAGTGAGCCGGGAAGTGGTTGCATCCTCATACGGGCCACGGTGCAGCAGCATCGCGATGTGTGGCACATGGATGATGGCGGACTCACACGACGCATTTGCGAGGAGGTCGTTGACGATGTGGAAAGCCAGCCCACAACACCCACGGTGGCTGCACCGTGCTGTGCCTGCGATGAGGCGCGCTACGAG CTGGTATTCGAGGGTGTCTGGTCAAGGAATCTGCATCCCAGGGACTTTCCTGCCCGTGGCTGGGAGACCCGCTTCTGTGAGTTGGTAGGAGCCGCCCACACCGCCGACTATCGCTTCTGGGAGGCCGGAGCCCTGGCCAGCGAGGGAATCAAGCAATATGCCGAGCACTGCAGCTCCCGACTTCTGGAGCGAGAGTTCAGCATTCATTTTCGG GATGATAAGATACGTACTATTATCAAGGCCCGGGGTCCTTCCTTTCCCAACATGAGCAGCAAGAGTATGGCCTCGGTGCGAGTGGATCCGCTGCATCACATGGTGTCCTTTGCCTCCAAGATTGAGCCCTCGCCCGATTGGATTGTGGGCGTCTCGGGACTGGAGCTGTGCCTGCGCAACTGCACATGGATGGAGGAGAAGGTCATCAATCTATATCCCTGGGATGTGGGCACAGATGCGGGACCCAGCTACACT TCTCCGGATCAGCCACAAGTTCCGCCGGATGTGATCAGACGCATGCGCTCTGACTTTCCCAACGATCCGCGTTCCCCTTTCTATGATGAATCCGGAGCTCCTATGAAACCCATGGCCATTCTGAGGGTGAAGCGCCAACGTATCTACGAAAGGAGATGTTCGGATGAGGACT CTAACAACGATCCGGAGCTACCGCGAGAGTGCCTCACCCATCCCTGGTCCAGCTGGAGCGACTGCTCCTCCAAATGCGGCGTTGGCATGCAGTATCGTCGGCGTGTTTACAAGCAACCAGAGCTGGCCAGGATCTACAATTGCAATGTGGCCCAGTACGAAGAGCGGGAGTGCCAGGGCGAGATGTGTGGACAGAACAGTCTGATGAGGAATGCAGGAGAGTTCGAGGACTTAGAAATCACCAGCCTGGGAATGGGCGGAAATGCCTATCAGccccagcaccagcaccagggTCGCGCCGAATGCCAGCTGAGCTCGTGGAGCAGCTGGAGCCCCTGCAGCGTGACCTGCGGCGAAGGCTACGAGATGCGCCAGCGGCAGTATCTCAATCCTCAGGCGGAGTCCAAGTGCCAGAGTGTGCATCGCATGGAGCTGCAGGAGACGCGTCGGTGTTCCGGCCAAGCTTGCCTGGGTAATCTACCCGGATCCTACGGTGGTGATACGGAGACTGCCTACGGCGAGGTTTCCCCTGGACGAAACCCTTACAGGCAGGAACAACCGGAAAGGGAGGCTGAATCCTTTGGCGACTACGATCAATCGGGCATGGATCGAGGTGGAGCCGTAGGTGGCTTCGAGGTGGGCAACCTCAAAGGCATCACTGGGAACTGGCCAAGCAACAGGCAGAAGGTTGAGGCATCCTATCTGCCAGAGCGCCAGAGGAACCTTGCCAGGAAACCCCCTTCATACTTTCAACCAAATTACGATGGAAAGTACAGTCCACCAGCTAGAACCGAGCGTCCCACTTGGTCGGAAAAACCAAGGCCAAGTGATCCGCGTCTGGAGGATGTCGAACGAGCTCCATGGCAGCGTCAGAGACCCACTGAAACCTACAAAAACCAATATGCTGGGAATTTAGACGATCCAGAAGAAGAAGAGCCCTGGCCAAGGAGGAACAATAATTACAACAGCCAGGATGCGCACGCACCTGCAGAGGATCTGTTTACATCGCTATCCACCCGCTGCTTCCAGATGCTTCAGACCGCGCAGCCGCGATGCCAGAATCAAACGATCACGGGTCAGTTCTGGTTCTACAACTTTTGCGAGGACGAGTGCATGCTGTTCGCCACGGATCCCTGTGACCGGAATATAAACAAGTTCAGCCGGTGGGAAGAATGTCAGAAATGCCGACAGCCCAATTTGGCTG
- the LOC108082380 gene encoding spondin-1 isoform X1, which translates to MIRLFVLLIPLALEVRGACNRVPQAATGERSAVDDNFKILIDGNPATYVPEHQYNVSLSCPINLKFVSFTLVIEAEDQSAVLSGLDMTGHFELLGTTDTRFSVGCENMVESTNTNAKTHIEVSWIAPRHPDSGCVLIKAGVVQHRDVWFLDDGFLTKRICPEEIDELNSLTPPLENCCACDEAKYEIVLERKWARNTHAKDFPAEAWRTRLGEVIGASHSHSYRYWAYGGRASQGMKEMAEHGATRTLENEIRENTQNGDVRTIIKAPGIAHRLNAYGTTLANARVDPMHHQISLAAKIDPSPDWILGVAGLELCLSNCTWLERKVLNLYPWDIGTDSGPSYMSADQPQIPPDVVRRITSSYPSDYRSPFYDDTGASMKPLATLYLTRKKLYIRECEEAIQEGPLECAVHPWNEWTNCSTRCGQGYSQRFRSYKNPQLAANYNCQQRLDEMRQCQGTQCGPAEEEFEAGEAGQGIENSNSMAECQLSNWSEWSPCSKTCGRGSSTRSRDYHNPQARQRCLSVMRLPMEETRECMGSDCGGTIPDNGELDALPEPGLDQDGYEAQRPAWNNRQGNSYTGSSGNQAWNRKGLNSDSSFNRSPYNTMDSSQDTPNSAYGKVENQQRPAYNLGDSRGGTYDTNRGVPGYPSLNSYSNDKLVGSRPGGYSDYNNEYTTPRFRPGFTTRSPYGGRYPSQQQEPEDSTRDTGNGNGYNVVQDYCFEKPFASTRPCLANPVVVSNYWFYDHEEHECKIFTTDNCDENKNRFRSLMACEGTCLQPQMNMEHSENDAMDLYGGGTYGQTGEGSYGQTGGRSYGSGSYGQAGSSYGQTRGISYGAQANSYGGSYGQTGASYEQAGNSYGQTEGSYGQQAGSYGQTEGSYGQQAGSYGQVGSSYGKTDSSYGQTAGSYGQGGTGPFGDAAYESQFSEAAGDIGEPMSQTRSRYDSTRRGRYGG; encoded by the exons ATGATTCGCCTTTTTGTGCTCCTCATTCCCTTGGCCTTGGAAGTGAGAGGAGCCTGCAATCGCGTGCCACAGGCAGCCACCGGCGAGAGATCCGCTGTAGATGATAACTTTAAGATCCTGATAGACGGCAATCCCGCCACCTACGTGCCAGAGCATCAGTACAATG TATCCCTATCCTGTCCCATCAACCTAAAGTTTGTGAGCTTCACATTGGTCATCGAGGCGGAGGATCAGTCAGCAGTTCTCAGTGGCCTGGATATGACTGGTCACTTTGAGCTGCTGGGCACCACGGACACCAGATTCAGTGTGGGCTGCGAGAACATGGTGGAGAGCACCAACACAAACGCCAAGACCCACATAGAGGTCTCTTGGATAGCACCACGTCATCCCGACAGCGGCTGTGTCTTGATCAAGGCGGGTGTGGTCCAGCATCGCGATGTTTGGTTTCTGGACGATGGCTTCCTGACCAAGCGCATATGTCCCGAGGAAATTGATGAGCTGAATAGCTTGACTCCGCCTTTGGAAAATTGCTGTGCCTGCGATGAAGCCAAATATGAG ATCGTTTTGGAGCGCAAGTGGGCCAGGAATACGCATGCCAAGGACTTTCCTGCCGAAGCCTGGCGCACTCGCTTGGGTGAGGTGATTGGGGCTTCGCACAGTCACAGCTACCGCTACTGGGCTTATGGAGGCAGAGCTAGCCAGGGCATGAAGGAGATGGCCGAGCATGGTGCCACTCGCACCCTGGAGAATGAGATAAGAGAAAACACTCAG AATGGCGATGTGAGGACCATAATCAAGGCTCCGGGCATTGCTCACCGCCTGAATGCTTATGGCACCACCCTGGCCAATGCTCGTGTGGATCCTATGCATCACCAAATCTCGCTGGCTGCCAAGATTGATCCCTCACCCGACTGGATACTGGGCGTGGCTGGACTAGAGCTGTGTCTGAGCAACTGCACGTGGCTGGAGCGGAAGGTGTTGAATTTGTATCCCTGGGACATTGGCACCGACTCGGGGCCTTCCTATATG TCCGCCGATCAACCTCAGATTCCTCCTGATGTGGTACGCCGCATTACATCATCTTACCCCAGCGATTATCGTTCGCCATTTTACGATGACACTGGCGCTTCCATGAAGCCTCTGGCTACGCTTTACTTGACCAGGAAGAAGCTCTACATCCGGGAGTGCGAAGAGG CTATCCAGGAGGGACCCCTAGAATGCGCTGTGCATCCCTGGAACGAATGGACCAACTGCAGCACGCGTTGCGGTCAAGGTTACTCCCAGCGCTTTCGTAGCTATAAAAATCCCCAACTGGCAGCCAACTATAACTGCCAACAGCGCTTGGATGAGATGCGTCAGTGCCAGGGTACCCAATGCGGACCAGCAGAGGAGGAGTTCGAAGCTGGAGAGGCTGGCCAGGGCATCGAAAATTCCAACTCCATGGCAGAATGCCAGCTTAGCAACTGGAGTGAGTGGTCGCCCTGCTCCAAGACCTGCGGCAGGGGGTCATCCACACGCAGCCGGGATTACCACAATCCGCAGGCCAGGCAGCGGTGCTTGTCCGTAATGAGACTGCCAATGGAGGAGACCAGGGAGTGCATGGGTTCCGATTGTGGAGGAACCATACCTGACAATGGCGAACTGGACGCTCTACCCGAGCCAGGCTTGGATCAGGATGGTTACGAGGCTCAGCGGCCTGCTTGGAACAACAGGCAGGGAAACTCCTATACCGGATCAAGTGGAAACCAGGCCTGGAACAGAAAGGGTTTGAATAGTGACAGCAGCTTCAATAGATCACCCTACAATACAATGGATAGCTCACAGGACACTCCAAACTCTGCCTATGGCAAGGTAGAGAATCAGCAAAGACCAGCATATAATCTGGGAGATAGCAGAGGAGGAACCTATGACACCAATCGTGGTGTGCCTGGCTATCCTTCCCTGAATTCCTACAGCAACGATAAACTAGTGGGCAGCAGACCCGGTGGTTACAGTGATTACAACAACGAGTACACAACTCCCAGATTCCGGCCGGGATTTACCACACGCTCTCCATACGGGGGAAGGTATCCCAGTCAGCAGCAGGAACCTGAGGACTCTACCAGAGACACCGGAAACGGCAATGGCTACAATGTGGTGCAGGACTACTGCTTCGAGAAACCCTTTGCCTCCACCCGTCCCTGCCTGGCCAATCCGGTGGTGGTGAGCAACTACTGGTTCTACGACCACGAAGAGCACGAATGCAAGATCTTCACCACGGACAACTGTGATGAGAATAAGAACCGCTTCCGTTCGTTGATGGCCTGCGAGGGCACTTGTCTGCAGCCGCAGATGAACATGGAGCACTCTGAGAATGATGCCATGGATCTGTATGGAGGAGGAACTTATGGACAAACGGGAGAAGGATCTTATGGACAAACGGGCGGGAGATCATACGGCTCAGGTTCTTATGGGCAAGCAGGAAGTTCTTATGGACAAACAAGGGGTATATCTTACGGAGCACAAGCTAATTCTTATGGAGGTTCTTACGGACAAACAGGAGCTTCTTACGAGCAAGCAGGAAATTCTTACGGACAAACAGAAGGTTCTTATGGACAACAAGCAGGTTCTTACGGACAAACAGAAGGTTCTTATGGACAACAAGCAGGTTCTTACGGTCAAGTAGGAAGTTCTTATGGAAAAACAGATAGCTCTTACGGACAAACAGCAGGTTCTTACGGACAAGGGGGAACTGGGCCATTTGGAGATGCCGCTTACGAATCACAATTTAGCGAAGCAGCTGGTGACATCGGGGAACCCATGTCGCAGACCAGAAGCAGATATGATTCAACCAGACGTGGTCGTTATGGAGGTTGA
- the LOC108082380 gene encoding spondin-1 isoform X2, whose translation MIRLFVLLIPLALEVRGACNRVPQAATGERSAVDDNFKILIDGNPATYVPEHQYNVSLSCPINLKFVSFTLVIEAEDQSAVLSGLDMTGHFELLGTTDTRFSVGCENMVESTNTNAKTHIEVSWIAPRHPDSGCVLIKAGVVQHRDVWFLDDGFLTKRICPEEIDELNSLTPPLENCCACDEAKYEIVLERKWARNTHAKDFPAEAWRTRLGEVIGASHSHSYRYWAYGGRASQGMKEMAEHGATRTLENEIRENTQNGDVRTIIKAPGIAHRLNAYGTTLANARVDPMHHQISLAAKIDPSPDWILGVAGLELCLSNCTWLERKVLNLYPWDIGTDSGPSYMSADQPQIPPDVVRRITSSYPSDYRSPFYDDTGASMKPLATLYLTRKKLYIRECEEAIQEGPLECAVHPWNEWTNCSTRCGQGYSQRFRSYKNPQLAANYNCQQRLDEMRQCQGTQCGPAEEEFEAGEAGQGIENSNSMAECQLSNWSEWSPCSKTCGRGSSTRSRDYHNPQARQRCLSVMRLPMEETRECMGSDCGGTIPDNGELDALPEPGLDQDGYEAQRPAWNNRQGNSYTGSSGNQAWNRKGLNSDSSFNRSPYNTMDSSQDTPNSAYGKVENQQRPAYNLGDSRGGTYDTNRGVPGYPSLNSYSNDKLVGSRPGGYSDYNNEYTTPRFRPGFTTRSPYGGRYPSQQQEPEDSTRDTGNGNGYNVVQDYCFEKPFASTRPCLANPVVVSNYWFYDHEEHECKIFTTDNCDENKNRFRSLMACEGTCLQPQMNMEHSENDAMDLYGGGTYGQTGEGSYGQTGGRSYGSGSYGQAGSSYGQTRGISYGAQANSYGGSYGQTGASYEQAGNSYGQTEGSYGQQAGSYGQVGSSYGKTDSSYGQTAGSYGQGGTGPFGDAAYESQFSEAAGDIGEPMSQTRSRYDSTRRGRYGG comes from the exons ATGATTCGCCTTTTTGTGCTCCTCATTCCCTTGGCCTTGGAAGTGAGAGGAGCCTGCAATCGCGTGCCACAGGCAGCCACCGGCGAGAGATCCGCTGTAGATGATAACTTTAAGATCCTGATAGACGGCAATCCCGCCACCTACGTGCCAGAGCATCAGTACAATG TATCCCTATCCTGTCCCATCAACCTAAAGTTTGTGAGCTTCACATTGGTCATCGAGGCGGAGGATCAGTCAGCAGTTCTCAGTGGCCTGGATATGACTGGTCACTTTGAGCTGCTGGGCACCACGGACACCAGATTCAGTGTGGGCTGCGAGAACATGGTGGAGAGCACCAACACAAACGCCAAGACCCACATAGAGGTCTCTTGGATAGCACCACGTCATCCCGACAGCGGCTGTGTCTTGATCAAGGCGGGTGTGGTCCAGCATCGCGATGTTTGGTTTCTGGACGATGGCTTCCTGACCAAGCGCATATGTCCCGAGGAAATTGATGAGCTGAATAGCTTGACTCCGCCTTTGGAAAATTGCTGTGCCTGCGATGAAGCCAAATATGAG ATCGTTTTGGAGCGCAAGTGGGCCAGGAATACGCATGCCAAGGACTTTCCTGCCGAAGCCTGGCGCACTCGCTTGGGTGAGGTGATTGGGGCTTCGCACAGTCACAGCTACCGCTACTGGGCTTATGGAGGCAGAGCTAGCCAGGGCATGAAGGAGATGGCCGAGCATGGTGCCACTCGCACCCTGGAGAATGAGATAAGAGAAAACACTCAG AATGGCGATGTGAGGACCATAATCAAGGCTCCGGGCATTGCTCACCGCCTGAATGCTTATGGCACCACCCTGGCCAATGCTCGTGTGGATCCTATGCATCACCAAATCTCGCTGGCTGCCAAGATTGATCCCTCACCCGACTGGATACTGGGCGTGGCTGGACTAGAGCTGTGTCTGAGCAACTGCACGTGGCTGGAGCGGAAGGTGTTGAATTTGTATCCCTGGGACATTGGCACCGACTCGGGGCCTTCCTATATG TCCGCCGATCAACCTCAGATTCCTCCTGATGTGGTACGCCGCATTACATCATCTTACCCCAGCGATTATCGTTCGCCATTTTACGATGACACTGGCGCTTCCATGAAGCCTCTGGCTACGCTTTACTTGACCAGGAAGAAGCTCTACATCCGGGAGTGCGAAGAGG CTATCCAGGAGGGACCCCTAGAATGCGCTGTGCATCCCTGGAACGAATGGACCAACTGCAGCACGCGTTGCGGTCAAGGTTACTCCCAGCGCTTTCGTAGCTATAAAAATCCCCAACTGGCAGCCAACTATAACTGCCAACAGCGCTTGGATGAGATGCGTCAGTGCCAGGGTACCCAATGCGGACCAGCAGAGGAGGAGTTCGAAGCTGGAGAGGCTGGCCAGGGCATCGAAAATTCCAACTCCATGGCAGAATGCCAGCTTAGCAACTGGAGTGAGTGGTCGCCCTGCTCCAAGACCTGCGGCAGGGGGTCATCCACACGCAGCCGGGATTACCACAATCCGCAGGCCAGGCAGCGGTGCTTGTCCGTAATGAGACTGCCAATGGAGGAGACCAGGGAGTGCATGGGTTCCGATTGTGGAGGAACCATACCTGACAATGGCGAACTGGACGCTCTACCCGAGCCAGGCTTGGATCAGGATGGTTACGAGGCTCAGCGGCCTGCTTGGAACAACAGGCAGGGAAACTCCTATACCGGATCAAGTGGAAACCAGGCCTGGAACAGAAAGGGTTTGAATAGTGACAGCAGCTTCAATAGATCACCCTACAATACAATGGATAGCTCACAGGACACTCCAAACTCTGCCTATGGCAAGGTAGAGAATCAGCAAAGACCAGCATATAATCTGGGAGATAGCAGAGGAGGAACCTATGACACCAATCGTGGTGTGCCTGGCTATCCTTCCCTGAATTCCTACAGCAACGATAAACTAGTGGGCAGCAGACCCGGTGGTTACAGTGATTACAACAACGAGTACACAACTCCCAGATTCCGGCCGGGATTTACCACACGCTCTCCATACGGGGGAAGGTATCCCAGTCAGCAGCAGGAACCTGAGGACTCTACCAGAGACACCGGAAACGGCAATGGCTACAATGTGGTGCAGGACTACTGCTTCGAGAAACCCTTTGCCTCCACCCGTCCCTGCCTGGCCAATCCGGTGGTGGTGAGCAACTACTGGTTCTACGACCACGAAGAGCACGAATGCAAGATCTTCACCACGGACAACTGTGATGAGAATAAGAACCGCTTCCGTTCGTTGATGGCCTGCGAGGGCACTTGTCTGCAGCCGCAGATGAACATGGAGCACTCTGAGAATGATGCCATGGATCTGTATGGAGGAGGAACTTATGGACAAACGGGAGAAGGATCTTATGGACAAACGGGCGGGAGATCATACGGCTCAGGTTCTTATGGGCAAGCAGGAAGTTCTTATGGACAAACAAGGGGTATATCTTACGGAGCACAAGCTAATTCTTATGGAGGTTCTTACGGACAAACAGGAGCTTCTTACGAGCAAGCAGGAAATTCTTACGGACAAACAGAAGGTTCTTATGGACAACAAGCAG GTTCTTACGGTCAAGTAGGAAGTTCTTATGGAAAAACAGATAGCTCTTACGGACAAACAGCAGGTTCTTACGGACAAGGGGGAACTGGGCCATTTGGAGATGCCGCTTACGAATCACAATTTAGCGAAGCAGCTGGTGACATCGGGGAACCCATGTCGCAGACCAGAAGCAGATATGATTCAACCAGACGTGGTCGTTATGGAGGTTGA